A stretch of Mesoplodon densirostris isolate mMesDen1 chromosome 7, mMesDen1 primary haplotype, whole genome shotgun sequence DNA encodes these proteins:
- the TMEM151A gene encoding transmembrane protein 151A translates to MPEGGGGGDGGEVPALIPDGEPLREEQRPLKQSLGSSLCRESHWKCLLLTLLIHACGAVVAWCRLATVPRLVLGPEAALAQGAGGPPPTYPASPCSDGYLYIPLAFVSLLYLLYLAECWHCHVRSCQAPRTDANTVLALIRRLQQAPPCVWWKATSYHYVRRTRQITRYRNGDAYTTTQVYHERADSRSARGEFDYSAHGVRDVSKELVGLADHAATRLRFTKCFSFGSAEAEASYLTQRARFFSANEGLDDYLEAREGMHLKDVDFRESLMVFADPRSPPWYARAWVFWLVSAATLSWPLRVVAAYGTAHVHYQVEKLFGASSPAPGAGPGGPPLSRVATVDFTELEWHICSNRQLVPSYSEAVVMDASSGAYLRGCQRCRRSVSSNSLPPARPGGPRLPFSRSRLSLGAGGRATPGVFRSLSGGPLGRRGEDTEPLESPPCYEDALYFPVLIVHGDSGCQGDGQGAP, encoded by the exons ATGCCCgagggcggcggtggcggcgacGGCGGGGAGGTGCCCGCGCTCATCCCGGACGGCGAGCCGCTGCGGGAGGAG CAGCGGCCCCTGAAACAGTCCCTGGGGAGCTCCCTGTGTCGCGAGTCGCACTGGAAGTGCCTGCTTCTCACGCTGCTCATCCACGCCTGCGGCGCCGTGGTGGCCTGGTGTCGCCTGGCCACGGTGCCACGGCTGGTGCTGGGGCCCGAGGCGGCCCTGGCCCAGGGGGCTGGGGGCCCGCCACCCACCTACCCAGCCAGCCCCTGCTCGGATGGCTACCTGTACATCCCACTGGCCTTTGTCTCCCTCCTCTACCTCCTCTACCTGGCCGAGTGCTGGCACTGTCACGTGCGCTCCTGCCAGGCGCCGCGCACCGACGCCAACACCGTGCTCGCCCTGATCCGCCGGCTGCAGCAGGCGCCGCCCTGCGTCTGGTGGAAGGCCACCAGCTACCACTACGTGCGGCGTACCCGCCAGATCACCCGCTACCGCAACGGCGACGCCTACACCACCACACAGGTCTACCACGAGAGGGCCGACAGCCGCTCGGCTCGGGGCGAGTTCGACTACTCGGCCCACGGCGTCCGCGACGTCTCCAAGGAGCTTGTGGGCCTGGCCGACCACGCGGCCACGCGGCTGCGCTTCACCAAGTGCTTCAGCTTCGGCAGCGCCGAGGCCGAGGCCTCGTACCTCACCCAGCGGGCCCGCTTCTTCAGCGCCAACGAGGGCCTGGATGACTACCTGGAGGCCCGGGAGGGCATGCACCTGAAGGACGTGGACTTCCGCGAGTCCCTCATGGTCTTCGCCGACCCTCGCAGCCCGCCGTGGTACGCGCGCGCCTGGGTCTTCTGGCTGGTGTCGGCGGCCACGCTGTCCTGGCCGCTGCGCGTTGTGGCGGCCTACGGCACGGCCCACGTGCACTACCAGGTGGAGAAGCTCTTCGGCGCCAGCTCGCCCGCGCCTGGGGCCGGGCCCGGCGGGCCCCCGCTCTCCCGTGTGGCCACGGTGGACTTCACCGAGCTCGAGTGGCACATCTGCTCCAACCGGCAGCTGGTGCCCAGCTACTCAGAGGCCGTGGTCATGGACGCCAGCTCGGGCGCCTACCTCCGTGGCTGCCAGCGCTGCCGCCGCTCCGTCAGCAGCAACTCGCTGCCCCCCGCCCGGCCCGGCGGGCCCCGCCTGCCTTTTAGCCGCAGCCGCCTCTCGCTGGGAGCCGGGGGCCGCGCCACACCGGGCGTCTTCCGAAGCCTAAGCGGGGGGCCGCTGGGGCGTCGTGGAGAGGACACGGAGCCCCTGGAAAGCCCACCGTGCTACGAGGACGCCCTTTACTTCCCGGTGCTCATCGTCCACGGTGACAGCGGCTGCCAGGGGGACGGGCAGGGTGCGCCCTGA
- the YIF1A gene encoding protein YIF1A isoform X1, translating to MAYHSGYGAHGSKHRARAAPDPPPLFDDTSGGYSSQPGGYPAPGADVAFNVNHLIGDPVANMAMAYGGSIASHGKDMVHKELHRFVSVNKLKYFFAVDTAYVAKKLGLLVFPYTHQNWEVQYSRDVPLPPRQDLNAPDLYIPTMAFITYVLLAGMALGIQKRFSPEVLGLCASAALVWVVMEVLALLLGFYLATVRSDLSTFHLLAYSGYKYVGMILSVLTGLLFGSDGYYVALAWTSSALMYFILQLSPLFQARSLQTAALGPDSVGGPAPRQRLQLYLTLGAAAFQPLMIYWLTFHLVR from the exons ATGGCTTATCACTCGGGCTACGGAGCCCACG GCTCCAAGCACAGGGCCCGGGCAGCTCCGGATCCCCCTCCTCTCTTCGATGACACAAGCGGTGGTTACTCCAGCCAGCCGGGGGGATACCCAGCCCCAGGAGCCGACGTGGCCTTCAATGTCAACCACTTGATTGGGGACCCAGTGGCCAACATGGCTATGGCCTATGGCGGCTCCATCGCATCCCATGGGAAGGACATGGTGCACAAGGAG ctGCACCGTTTTGTGTCTGTGAACAAACTCAAGTATTTTTTCGCTGTGGACACAGCCTATGTGGCCAAGAAGCTAGGGCTACTGGTCTTCCCCTACACACACCAG aACTGGGAAGTACAGTACAGTCGTGACGTGCCTTTGCCCCCGCGGCAAGACCTCAACGCCCCCGACCTGTATATCCCCA CAATGGCCTTCATCACCTACGTGCTGCTGGCTGGGATGGCGCTGGGCATTCAGAAAAG GTTCTCCCCAGAGGTGCtgggcctgtgtgcaagcgcggCACTGGTGTGGGTTGTGATGGAGGTGCTAGCTCTGCTCCTGGGCTTCTACCTGGCCACCGTGCGCAGCGACCTGAGCACCTTCCACCTGCTGGCCTACAGCGGCTACAAATATGTGGG GATGATCCTCAGTGTTCTCACGGGCCTGCTCTTTGGCAGCGATGGCTACTACGTGGCGCTGGCCTGGACTTCATCTGCGCTGATGTACTTCATC CttcagctctctcctttattccaGGCGCGCTCTTTGCAAACAGCAGCCCTGGGCCCCGACAGCGTTGGGGGCCCGGCCCCCCGGCAACGTCTCCAGCTCTACCTGACTCTGGGAGCTGCAGCCTTTCAGCCCCTCATGATATACTGGCTGACCTTCCACCTGGTCCGGTGA
- the YIF1A gene encoding protein YIF1A isoform X3 gives MAYHSGYGAHGSKHRARAAPDPPPLFDDTSGGYSSQPGGYPAPGADVAFNVNHLIGDPVANMAMAYGGSIASHGKDMVHKELHRFVSVNKLKYFFAVDTAYVAKKLGLLVFPYTHQNWEVQYSRDVPLPPRQDLNAPDLYIPTMAFITYVLLAGMALGIQKRMILSVLTGLLFGSDGYYVALAWTSSALMYFILQLSPLFQARSLQTAALGPDSVGGPAPRQRLQLYLTLGAAAFQPLMIYWLTFHLVR, from the exons ATGGCTTATCACTCGGGCTACGGAGCCCACG GCTCCAAGCACAGGGCCCGGGCAGCTCCGGATCCCCCTCCTCTCTTCGATGACACAAGCGGTGGTTACTCCAGCCAGCCGGGGGGATACCCAGCCCCAGGAGCCGACGTGGCCTTCAATGTCAACCACTTGATTGGGGACCCAGTGGCCAACATGGCTATGGCCTATGGCGGCTCCATCGCATCCCATGGGAAGGACATGGTGCACAAGGAG ctGCACCGTTTTGTGTCTGTGAACAAACTCAAGTATTTTTTCGCTGTGGACACAGCCTATGTGGCCAAGAAGCTAGGGCTACTGGTCTTCCCCTACACACACCAG aACTGGGAAGTACAGTACAGTCGTGACGTGCCTTTGCCCCCGCGGCAAGACCTCAACGCCCCCGACCTGTATATCCCCA CAATGGCCTTCATCACCTACGTGCTGCTGGCTGGGATGGCGCTGGGCATTCAGAAAAG GATGATCCTCAGTGTTCTCACGGGCCTGCTCTTTGGCAGCGATGGCTACTACGTGGCGCTGGCCTGGACTTCATCTGCGCTGATGTACTTCATC CttcagctctctcctttattccaGGCGCGCTCTTTGCAAACAGCAGCCCTGGGCCCCGACAGCGTTGGGGGCCCGGCCCCCCGGCAACGTCTCCAGCTCTACCTGACTCTGGGAGCTGCAGCCTTTCAGCCCCTCATGATATACTGGCTGACCTTCCACCTGGTCCGGTGA
- the YIF1A gene encoding protein YIF1A isoform X2, with the protein MAYHSGYGAHGSKHRARAAPDPPPLFDDTSGGYSSQPGGYPAPGADVAFNVNHLIGDPVANMAMAYGGSIASHGKDMVHKELHRFVSVNKLKYFFAVDTAYVAKKLGLLVFPYTHQNWEVQYSRDVPLPPRQDLNAPDLYIPTMAFITYVLLAGMALGIQKRFSPEVLGLCASAALVWVVMEVLALLLGFYLATVRSDLSTFHLLAYSGYKYVGMILSVLTGLLFGSDGYYVALAWTSSALMYFIARSLQTAALGPDSVGGPAPRQRLQLYLTLGAAAFQPLMIYWLTFHLVR; encoded by the exons ATGGCTTATCACTCGGGCTACGGAGCCCACG GCTCCAAGCACAGGGCCCGGGCAGCTCCGGATCCCCCTCCTCTCTTCGATGACACAAGCGGTGGTTACTCCAGCCAGCCGGGGGGATACCCAGCCCCAGGAGCCGACGTGGCCTTCAATGTCAACCACTTGATTGGGGACCCAGTGGCCAACATGGCTATGGCCTATGGCGGCTCCATCGCATCCCATGGGAAGGACATGGTGCACAAGGAG ctGCACCGTTTTGTGTCTGTGAACAAACTCAAGTATTTTTTCGCTGTGGACACAGCCTATGTGGCCAAGAAGCTAGGGCTACTGGTCTTCCCCTACACACACCAG aACTGGGAAGTACAGTACAGTCGTGACGTGCCTTTGCCCCCGCGGCAAGACCTCAACGCCCCCGACCTGTATATCCCCA CAATGGCCTTCATCACCTACGTGCTGCTGGCTGGGATGGCGCTGGGCATTCAGAAAAG GTTCTCCCCAGAGGTGCtgggcctgtgtgcaagcgcggCACTGGTGTGGGTTGTGATGGAGGTGCTAGCTCTGCTCCTGGGCTTCTACCTGGCCACCGTGCGCAGCGACCTGAGCACCTTCCACCTGCTGGCCTACAGCGGCTACAAATATGTGGG GATGATCCTCAGTGTTCTCACGGGCCTGCTCTTTGGCAGCGATGGCTACTACGTGGCGCTGGCCTGGACTTCATCTGCGCTGATGTACTTCATC GCGCGCTCTTTGCAAACAGCAGCCCTGGGCCCCGACAGCGTTGGGGGCCCGGCCCCCCGGCAACGTCTCCAGCTCTACCTGACTCTGGGAGCTGCAGCCTTTCAGCCCCTCATGATATACTGGCTGACCTTCCACCTGGTCCGGTGA
- the YIF1A gene encoding protein YIF1A isoform X4, translated as MAYHSGYGAHGSKHRARAAPDPPPLFDDTSGGYSSQPGGYPAPGADVAFNVNHLIGDPVANMAMAYGGSIASHGKDMVHKELHRFVSVNKLKYFFAVDTAYVAKKLGLLVFPYTHQNWEVQYSRDVPLPPRQDLNAPDLYIPTMAFITYVLLAGMALGIQKRMILSVLTGLLFGSDGYYVALAWTSSALMYFIARSLQTAALGPDSVGGPAPRQRLQLYLTLGAAAFQPLMIYWLTFHLVR; from the exons ATGGCTTATCACTCGGGCTACGGAGCCCACG GCTCCAAGCACAGGGCCCGGGCAGCTCCGGATCCCCCTCCTCTCTTCGATGACACAAGCGGTGGTTACTCCAGCCAGCCGGGGGGATACCCAGCCCCAGGAGCCGACGTGGCCTTCAATGTCAACCACTTGATTGGGGACCCAGTGGCCAACATGGCTATGGCCTATGGCGGCTCCATCGCATCCCATGGGAAGGACATGGTGCACAAGGAG ctGCACCGTTTTGTGTCTGTGAACAAACTCAAGTATTTTTTCGCTGTGGACACAGCCTATGTGGCCAAGAAGCTAGGGCTACTGGTCTTCCCCTACACACACCAG aACTGGGAAGTACAGTACAGTCGTGACGTGCCTTTGCCCCCGCGGCAAGACCTCAACGCCCCCGACCTGTATATCCCCA CAATGGCCTTCATCACCTACGTGCTGCTGGCTGGGATGGCGCTGGGCATTCAGAAAAG GATGATCCTCAGTGTTCTCACGGGCCTGCTCTTTGGCAGCGATGGCTACTACGTGGCGCTGGCCTGGACTTCATCTGCGCTGATGTACTTCATC GCGCGCTCTTTGCAAACAGCAGCCCTGGGCCCCGACAGCGTTGGGGGCCCGGCCCCCCGGCAACGTCTCCAGCTCTACCTGACTCTGGGAGCTGCAGCCTTTCAGCCCCTCATGATATACTGGCTGACCTTCCACCTGGTCCGGTGA
- the CNIH2 gene encoding protein cornichon homolog 2 isoform X1, translating into MAFTFAAFCYMLTLVLCASLIFFVIWHIIAFDELRTDFKNPIDQGNPARARERLKNIERICCLLRKLVVPEYSIHGLFCLMFLCAAEWVTLGLNIPLLFYHLWRYFHRPADGSEVMYDAVSIMNADILNYCQKESWCKLAFYLLSFFYYLYSMVYTLVSF; encoded by the exons ATGGCGTTCACCTTCGCCGCGTTCTGCTACATGCTCACCCTGGTGCTGTGCGCCTCTCTCATCTTCTTTGTCATCTGGCAC ATCATAGCCTTTGACGAGCTGCGGACCGACTTCAAGAACCCCATCGACCAGGGGAACCCAGCGCGGGCA CGCGAGCGTTTAAAAAACATCGAACGCATCTGCTGCCTCCTGAGGAAG CTGGTGGTCCCAGAATACTCCATCCACGGCCTCTTCTGTCTGATGTTTCTGTGTGCAGCAGAGTGGGTGACCCTGGGCCTCAACATCCCCCTCCTCTTCTACCACCTCTGGAG gtaCTTCCACCGTCCTGCGGATGGCTCTGAGGTCATGTATGACGCGGTCTCCATCATGAATGCTGACATCCTCAACTACTGCCAGAAGGAGTCCTGGTGCAAACTCGCCTTCTACCTGCTCTCCTTCTTCTATTACCTGTACAG TATGGTTTATACGTTGGTGAGTTTCTAA
- the CNIH2 gene encoding protein cornichon homolog 2 isoform X2: MPQKNAWGAISCCPNPDGHTPLPQIIAFDELRTDFKNPIDQGNPARARERLKNIERICCLLRKLVVPEYSIHGLFCLMFLCAAEWVTLGLNIPLLFYHLWRYFHRPADGSEVMYDAVSIMNADILNYCQKESWCKLAFYLLSFFYYLYSMVYTLVSF; the protein is encoded by the exons ATGCCACAGAAGAATGCGTGGGGGGCCATAAGCTGCTGCCCCAACCctgacgggcacacgcccctcccCCAGATCATAGCCTTTGACGAGCTGCGGACCGACTTCAAGAACCCCATCGACCAGGGGAACCCAGCGCGGGCA CGCGAGCGTTTAAAAAACATCGAACGCATCTGCTGCCTCCTGAGGAAG CTGGTGGTCCCAGAATACTCCATCCACGGCCTCTTCTGTCTGATGTTTCTGTGTGCAGCAGAGTGGGTGACCCTGGGCCTCAACATCCCCCTCCTCTTCTACCACCTCTGGAG gtaCTTCCACCGTCCTGCGGATGGCTCTGAGGTCATGTATGACGCGGTCTCCATCATGAATGCTGACATCCTCAACTACTGCCAGAAGGAGTCCTGGTGCAAACTCGCCTTCTACCTGCTCTCCTTCTTCTATTACCTGTACAG TATGGTTTATACGTTGGTGAGTTTCTAA
- the RAB1B gene encoding ras-related protein Rab-1B has translation MNPEYDYLFKLLLIGDSGVGKSCLLLRFADDTYTESYISTIGVDFKIRTIELDGKTIKLQIWDTAGQERFRTITSSYYRGAHGIIVVYDVTDQESYANVKQWLQEIDRYASENVNKLLVGNKSDLTTKKVVDNTTAKEFADSLGIPFLETSAKNATNVEQAFMTMAAEIKKRMGPGAASGGERPNLKIDSTPVKQAGGGCC, from the exons ATGAACCCCGAATA TGACTACCTATTTAAGCTGCTTTTGATTGGTGACTCGGGCGTGGGCAAGTCCTGCCTGCTCTTGCGGTTTGCT GATGACACATACACAGAGAGCTACATCAGCACCATCGGGGTGGACTTCAAGATCCGAACCATTGAGCTGGATGGCAAAACCATCAAACTTCAGATC TGGGACACAGCTGGTCAGGAACGGTTCCGGACCATCACTTCCAGCTACTACCGGGGGGCTCACGGCATCATCGTGGTGTACGATGTCACCGACCAG GAATCCTATGCCAACGTGAAGCAGTGGCTACAGGAGATCGACCGCTATGCCAGCGAGAATGTCAATAAGCTCCTGGTGGGCAACAAGAGCGACCTCACCACCAAGAAGGTGGTGGATAATACCACAGCCAAG GAGTTTGCAGATTCTCTGGGCATCCCCTTCCTGGAGACGAGTGCCAAGAACGCTACCAATGTCGAGCAGGCGTTCATGACCATGGCTGCTGAGATCAAAAAGCGGATGGGGCCTGGGGCAGCCTCAGGGGGTGAGCGGCCCAACCTCAAGATTGACAGCACCCCCGTGAAGCAGGCTGGTGGCGGCTGTTGCTAG